One window of the Alphaproteobacteria bacterium genome contains the following:
- a CDS encoding sugar ABC transporter substrate-binding protein → MKDRIKEPMTRRELFSGAATAATAAGIAAVGMGFDPFLAKAMAQEMGRSETPLRAAFSNAGLQATWCAQGKQAAEYWGKLFNVEVTWFDGELSSTKQRAAIDNMASQEWDFVAIQAFGIGTLTDPVNRMIEAGIPVIDMDTLIAPLDEINVHSFLAPDNDFMGAAVTQALVDAIGGEGKVVMTQGALGHTGAQGRARGFHSVVDKFPGIEVLDEQPADWDVTNAVRIWDSLLTKYPDISAAFFHNDDMALAAANAMQRAGRTDILIGGVDAMPPAIEAVLDGRMYATVRNPSCRIHGGALMAGVAAKLTGEATGDGIPKNIVTDGPVVTKANAEGMLWMQKHFLI, encoded by the coding sequence ATGAAAGATCGTATCAAAGAGCCGATGACCCGGCGCGAACTGTTCTCCGGCGCCGCCACCGCGGCGACCGCCGCCGGCATCGCCGCCGTCGGCATGGGCTTCGACCCGTTCCTGGCCAAGGCCATGGCGCAGGAAATGGGCCGGTCCGAGACACCGCTGCGCGCGGCGTTCTCCAACGCCGGCCTGCAGGCGACGTGGTGCGCACAGGGCAAGCAGGCCGCCGAATACTGGGGCAAGCTGTTCAACGTCGAGGTCACCTGGTTCGACGGCGAGCTGTCGTCGACGAAGCAGCGTGCCGCGATCGACAACATGGCGTCGCAGGAGTGGGACTTCGTCGCCATCCAGGCGTTCGGCATCGGCACGCTGACCGACCCGGTCAACCGGATGATCGAAGCCGGCATCCCGGTGATCGACATGGACACGCTGATCGCGCCGCTGGACGAGATCAACGTGCACAGCTTCCTGGCGCCCGATAACGACTTTATGGGTGCGGCGGTGACCCAGGCCCTGGTCGACGCGATCGGCGGCGAGGGCAAGGTAGTGATGACCCAGGGCGCGCTCGGCCACACCGGCGCCCAGGGCCGCGCCCGCGGCTTCCACTCGGTCGTCGACAAGTTCCCGGGCATCGAGGTGCTGGACGAGCAGCCGGCCGACTGGGACGTCACCAACGCGGTCCGTATCTGGGATTCGCTGCTGACCAAGTACCCGGACATCAGCGCCGCGTTCTTCCACAACGACGACATGGCGCTGGCCGCGGCCAACGCCATGCAGCGCGCCGGCCGCACCGACATCCTGATCGGCGGCGTCGACGCGATGCCGCCGGCGATCGAGGCGGTGCTGGACGGGCGCATGTACGCCACCGTCCGCAACCCGTCGTGCCGTATCCATGGCGGTGCGCTGATGGCCGGCGTGGCGGCCAAGCTGACCGGCGAGGCGACCGGCGACGGCATCCCGAAGAACATCGTGACCGACGGCCCGGTGGTGACCAAGGCCAACGCCGAAGGCATGCTGTGGATGCAGAAGCACTTCCTGATCTGA
- a CDS encoding ABC transporter permease: MSDQSAELRPGAAKPGFKQWLARRMTNIAPFVTLLFLVIIFAVMSESFMTVSNLFNVLRQISVTAIIATGLTFVILTAEIDLSIAAVANAVGIVLAFFTAQESYVAIANVPLPGFAAIIIALCAALGLGIINAIGLTVIGIPSFIMTLAMMQIGAGISAMLVRGQIAYAVPDVIKELGSGTLLQIGSQSLPWIVVLAALFLLVGHLVLTYTRFGRYVYMVGGNREAAEYSGVNVKLILASVMIIGAMCAGVGGMVGVAYFGSAQQNEFDDYLLDAIAAVVVGGTSLFGGRGGIPNTIVGLFVLGVLNNGLDHIDIDSFLKVLIRGLILLMALIINVYAQKLRMARG; the protein is encoded by the coding sequence ATGTCGGATCAATCAGCCGAGTTGCGACCCGGCGCGGCAAAGCCCGGATTCAAGCAGTGGCTGGCCCGGCGCATGACCAACATCGCGCCGTTCGTCACGCTGCTGTTCCTCGTCATCATCTTCGCGGTGATGAGCGAATCGTTCATGACGGTCAGCAATCTGTTCAACGTGCTGCGGCAGATCTCGGTCACCGCCATCATCGCCACCGGCCTGACCTTCGTCATCCTGACCGCCGAGATCGACCTGTCGATTGCGGCCGTGGCCAACGCGGTCGGCATCGTGCTGGCGTTCTTCACCGCACAGGAATCCTATGTCGCCATCGCCAACGTGCCGCTGCCCGGCTTTGCCGCGATCATCATCGCGCTGTGCGCGGCGCTGGGCCTCGGCATCATCAACGCCATCGGCCTGACCGTGATCGGCATCCCGTCGTTCATCATGACGCTGGCGATGATGCAGATCGGCGCCGGCATCAGCGCCATGCTGGTGCGCGGGCAGATCGCCTATGCCGTGCCGGACGTGATCAAGGAGCTGGGAAGCGGCACCCTGTTGCAGATCGGCTCGCAGAGCTTGCCCTGGATCGTCGTGCTGGCGGCACTGTTCCTGCTGGTCGGCCACCTGGTGCTGACCTACACCCGGTTCGGCCGCTATGTGTACATGGTCGGCGGAAACCGCGAGGCTGCGGAATATTCCGGCGTCAACGTCAAGCTGATCCTGGCCTCGGTGATGATCATCGGCGCGATGTGCGCCGGCGTGGGCGGGATGGTCGGCGTCGCCTATTTCGGCAGCGCCCAGCAGAACGAGTTCGACGACTACCTGCTCGACGCCATCGCCGCTGTGGTGGTCGGCGGCACCAGCCTGTTCGGCGGCCGCGGCGGCATACCGAATACCATCGTCGGCCTGTTCGTTCTCGGCGTGCTCAACAACGGGCTGGACCACATCGACATCGACAGCTTCCTGAAGGTGCTGATCCGCGGCCTGATCCTGCTGATGGCGCTGATCATCAACGTCTATGCACAGAAGCTGAGGATGGCCCGGGGCTGA
- a CDS encoding sugar ABC transporter ATP-binding protein codes for MATEQRPLIELVGIGKRFGGVVALEGVDFSLMPGEIHGLVGENGAGKSTMMKIIAGVHTEYDGEMRVEERKVHFRSARDALDAGIGMVHQELSIAPNLSVAENVFLGVQPVGKLGTIAWRDMAKRATEHLDRLGVHVDPKTETGLLPLGQQQLIELGRVLFSGARMIILDEPTSALSPPEVEHLFNILRRLKAEGTSFIFISHFLEDVLAISDRVTVFRNARRVDTRRVPEIDKAWLIEQMIGQGHEELGEAYTGEIPLASPTGAKTVLVAENLGRRGEFRDVSFRVDEGEVLGIYGFMGSGQLELAKALNGKMPLERGTVTIDGKRLRLSNTASAWKAGVALVPESRRSMLFGTEPVYKNISISILDRISKVLLKPSHERRLAQTLVETLRVRPRSVEPELRTLSGGNQQKVALARWLTHLPRVLILSEPTRGMDVGAKDDVVHIVKGLKERGIAVIVVSTEPETVLSLADRILVMRRGLITHEFANITVSKDRLLAAA; via the coding sequence ATGGCCACCGAACAGCGGCCCCTGATCGAGCTCGTCGGCATCGGCAAACGTTTTGGCGGTGTCGTCGCGCTCGAGGGGGTCGATTTCTCCCTCATGCCCGGCGAGATCCACGGTCTCGTCGGCGAGAACGGCGCGGGCAAGTCGACGATGATGAAGATCATCGCCGGCGTGCACACCGAATATGACGGCGAGATGCGCGTGGAGGAGCGGAAGGTTCACTTCCGCTCCGCCCGCGACGCGCTCGATGCCGGCATCGGCATGGTGCATCAGGAACTGAGCATCGCGCCGAATCTCAGCGTCGCCGAGAACGTGTTCCTCGGCGTGCAGCCGGTCGGCAAGCTGGGCACCATCGCCTGGCGCGACATGGCCAAGCGGGCGACCGAGCACCTGGACCGGCTCGGCGTCCATGTCGACCCGAAGACCGAGACCGGGCTGCTGCCGCTGGGCCAGCAGCAGCTGATCGAGCTCGGCCGCGTGCTGTTCTCCGGCGCGCGCATGATCATCCTGGACGAGCCGACTTCAGCGCTGTCGCCGCCGGAAGTGGAGCATCTGTTCAACATCCTGCGGCGCCTGAAGGCCGAAGGCACCAGCTTCATCTTCATCTCGCACTTCCTTGAGGACGTGCTCGCCATTTCCGACCGGGTGACGGTGTTCCGCAACGCGCGCCGCGTCGACACGCGCCGCGTGCCCGAGATCGACAAGGCCTGGCTGATCGAGCAGATGATCGGCCAGGGCCACGAGGAGCTGGGCGAGGCCTATACCGGCGAGATCCCGCTGGCCAGCCCGACCGGCGCCAAGACCGTCCTGGTGGCGGAGAACCTGGGCCGACGCGGCGAGTTCCGCGACGTGTCGTTCCGTGTCGACGAAGGCGAGGTGCTCGGCATCTACGGATTCATGGGCTCCGGCCAGCTGGAGCTGGCCAAGGCCCTCAACGGCAAGATGCCGCTGGAACGCGGCACCGTGACCATCGACGGCAAGCGCCTGCGGCTGAGCAACACCGCGTCCGCCTGGAAGGCCGGCGTCGCGTTGGTGCCGGAGAGCCGCCGCTCGATGCTGTTCGGCACCGAACCGGTCTACAAGAACATCTCGATCAGCATCCTCGACCGCATCTCCAAGGTGCTGCTGAAGCCGTCGCACGAGCGCAGGCTGGCGCAGACGCTGGTCGAGACGCTGCGGGTGCGGCCGCGTTCGGTGGAGCCGGAGCTGCGCACGCTGTCCGGCGGCAACCAGCAGAAGGTGGCGCTGGCACGCTGGCTGACCCACCTGCCGCGGGTGCTGATCCTGTCGGAGCCGACCCGCGGCATGGACGTGGGCGCGAAGGACGACGTGGTGCACATCGTCAAGGGGCTGAAGGAGCGCGGCATCGCGGTCATCGTGGTCTCGACCGAACCGGAGACGGTGCTGTCGCTGGCCGACCGCATCCTGGTCATGCGCCGCGGCCTGATCACCCACGAATTCGCCAACATCACCGTCAGCAAGGACCGGCTTCTCGCCGCCGCTTAG
- a CDS encoding substrate-binding domain-containing protein, translated as MKARRRRLPPPLLAAMLCVAAGQAWADAVALINVNQLSPRYRQINAGAIAAARAAGVELVIFNANDVAAAQERAIETYVINGVDAIGVVPIEPGLLVDDIAWAREQGVPVIAIDTPIPDSVAAAYVGADNGQAARDLVAQMLGTATRGASPPATVAVFGSDAGGIGERRRAGLSVALATAAGGVEMLVDSGPVDGLETARARIEALIEAHGEIGAICATDPLALAGAIAAVVDLGVVGDVAVYGWGLSASVVQAIDSGVVAAVVLDDGYRAGAATVETAVKLIDGVPATAVVEVRSTIVNAGNVDAYRRLFD; from the coding sequence ATGAAGGCTCGCAGACGGCGCCTGCCGCCGCCACTGCTTGCCGCAATGCTGTGCGTCGCGGCCGGCCAGGCCTGGGCCGATGCCGTCGCCCTGATCAACGTGAACCAGCTGTCGCCCCGCTACCGGCAGATCAACGCCGGCGCCATCGCCGCCGCCCGCGCCGCCGGGGTCGAACTCGTCATCTTCAATGCCAACGATGTCGCGGCGGCGCAGGAACGCGCGATCGAGACCTATGTGATCAACGGGGTCGATGCCATCGGCGTGGTGCCGATCGAGCCGGGTCTGCTGGTCGACGACATCGCCTGGGCGCGCGAGCAGGGCGTGCCCGTGATCGCGATCGACACGCCGATCCCCGACAGCGTCGCCGCCGCCTATGTCGGCGCCGACAACGGCCAGGCCGCGCGCGACCTGGTCGCCCAGATGCTCGGCACGGCGACGCGGGGCGCATCGCCGCCGGCCACGGTCGCGGTGTTCGGCAGCGACGCCGGCGGTATCGGCGAACGTCGCCGGGCGGGCCTGTCGGTCGCCCTGGCGACCGCGGCGGGCGGCGTCGAGATGCTGGTCGACAGCGGTCCGGTCGACGGGCTGGAAACCGCACGGGCGCGGATCGAGGCACTGATCGAGGCGCATGGCGAGATCGGCGCGATCTGCGCCACCGACCCGCTGGCCCTGGCCGGTGCGATCGCAGCGGTGGTCGACCTCGGCGTGGTCGGCGACGTCGCGGTCTACGGCTGGGGGCTCAGCGCCTCGGTGGTGCAGGCGATCGATTCCGGCGTCGTTGCCGCGGTGGTGCTCGACGACGGCTACCGGGCCGGCGCCGCCACGGTCGAGACCGCAGTCAAGCTGATCGACGGCGTGCCGGCGACCGCGGTGGTCGAGGTCCGGTCCACGATCGTCAACGCCGGCAACGTCGACGCCTATCGCCGGCTGTTCGACTGA
- a CDS encoding glutamine amidotransferase — protein MAAKKKILLAGESWVTTATHIKGFDQFPTVTFHRGADGFLDALKKLPVEFTYMPCHEAQTDFPATVKGLKAYDAIILSDIGANTLLLHPDTWIRSQKTPNRLFALERYVAQGGGLAMIGGYLSFQGINGAARFRGTPVEAALPVTIHPFDDRVEAPEGMRPEAVGDHPILAGVSGEWPEILGFNEVEAKPDATVLAQASATYRNLPIMAVRSHGKGRSLVWTSDIGPHWLPADVLKWKHFARLWGQALGWLCGA, from the coding sequence ATGGCCGCGAAGAAGAAGATCCTGCTGGCCGGCGAGAGCTGGGTGACCACGGCGACCCACATCAAGGGTTTCGACCAGTTCCCGACCGTCACCTTCCACCGCGGCGCCGACGGCTTCCTCGACGCGCTGAAGAAGCTGCCGGTCGAGTTCACCTATATGCCCTGCCATGAGGCGCAGACCGACTTCCCGGCGACCGTGAAGGGGCTGAAGGCCTATGACGCGATCATCCTGTCGGACATCGGCGCCAACACCCTGCTGCTGCACCCCGACACCTGGATCCGCAGCCAGAAGACGCCGAACCGGCTGTTCGCGCTGGAGCGCTATGTGGCGCAGGGCGGCGGGCTGGCGATGATCGGCGGCTATCTCAGCTTCCAGGGCATCAACGGCGCCGCGCGCTTCCGCGGCACGCCGGTCGAGGCCGCGCTGCCGGTCACGATCCATCCCTTCGACGACCGCGTCGAGGCGCCGGAGGGCATGCGGCCGGAAGCGGTCGGCGACCATCCGATCCTCGCCGGCGTCAGTGGCGAATGGCCGGAGATCCTGGGCTTCAACGAGGTCGAGGCGAAACCGGACGCGACCGTGCTGGCGCAGGCCAGCGCCACCTATCGCAACCTGCCGATCATGGCGGTGCGCAGCCACGGCAAGGGCCGCTCGCTGGTCTGGACCAGCGACATCGGCCCGCACTGGCTGCCGGCAGACGTGCTGAAGTGGAAGCACTTCGCCCGGCTGTGGGGCCAGGCGCTGGGCTGGCTGTGCGGCGCCTGA
- a CDS encoding M20 family metallo-hydrolase, whose protein sequence is MTVLPQLDQSRLLRRLAEIARFGATGAGGLDRQALSADEVAARSYVLEVARERGFGCAIDAIGNLFVRRDGTDVRLPPLAAGSHLDSQPKGGRFDGTLGVMAALEVLEALADGDVDHRHPIEAVVWTNEEGSRFAPGTMGSSVYAGAADLAAMLGATDAAGTTVAAALAEAQAALGPLHHRQLGLPFAAYVELHIEQGPVLESLGYPVGVVDGIQGARWLQVDVAGRAGHAGTTPEALRRDAGDAAIRAAAAARAAVHADGDARVRFTIGRIAFMPGSINTIPAAARFTIDLRHPDAAALDALDARLQAAIQAAAAPCGVTIDRLMDNPPTRFDSRVIAACADAAERYVSPPFQLTSGAFHDAQFAARLGPAGMIFIPCADGISHAEVEDIEPDHAVAGTQVLMDALLALDRAL, encoded by the coding sequence ATGACCGTGCTGCCGCAGCTCGACCAAAGCCGGCTGCTGCGCCGGCTCGCCGAGATCGCACGGTTCGGCGCCACCGGCGCCGGCGGACTCGACCGCCAGGCGCTCAGCGCCGACGAGGTGGCCGCCCGCAGCTATGTGCTGGAGGTTGCGCGCGAGCGCGGATTCGGCTGCGCCATCGATGCGATCGGCAACCTGTTCGTCCGCCGCGACGGCACCGATGTCCGGCTGCCGCCGCTGGCCGCCGGCAGCCACCTCGACAGCCAGCCGAAGGGCGGGCGCTTCGACGGGACGCTCGGCGTGATGGCGGCGCTGGAGGTGCTGGAGGCGCTGGCGGACGGCGACGTCGACCATCGCCACCCGATCGAAGCGGTGGTGTGGACCAACGAGGAAGGCAGCCGCTTCGCGCCGGGCACCATGGGTTCCAGCGTCTATGCCGGCGCCGCCGACCTTGCCGCCATGCTCGGTGCGACCGATGCGGCCGGCACGACCGTCGCAGCCGCGCTCGCCGAGGCGCAGGCGGCCCTCGGCCCGCTGCACCACCGGCAGCTCGGTCTGCCGTTCGCGGCCTATGTCGAGCTGCACATCGAGCAGGGGCCGGTGCTCGAATCGCTTGGCTATCCCGTCGGCGTGGTCGACGGCATCCAGGGCGCGCGCTGGCTGCAGGTCGACGTCGCAGGGCGGGCGGGCCATGCCGGCACCACGCCCGAGGCGCTGCGGCGCGATGCCGGCGACGCGGCGATCCGCGCGGCGGCGGCCGCGCGCGCAGCGGTCCATGCCGACGGCGACGCACGGGTGCGTTTCACCATCGGCCGCATCGCCTTCATGCCCGGCTCGATCAACACCATCCCGGCCGCCGCGCGATTCACCATCGACCTGCGCCACCCGGACGCCGCCGCGCTGGATGCGCTGGACGCCCGGCTGCAGGCGGCAATCCAAGCCGCAGCCGCGCCCTGTGGCGTGACCATCGACCGGCTGATGGACAACCCGCCGACACGGTTCGACAGCCGTGTGATCGCGGCCTGTGCCGACGCGGCAGAACGCTATGTCTCGCCGCCGTTCCAGCTGACGTCGGGCGCCTTCCACGATGCGCAGTTCGCGGCCCGGCTCGGTCCCGCGGGCATGATCTTCATCCCGTGCGCGGACGGCATCAGCCATGCCGAGGTCGAGGATATCGAACCCGATCACGCCGTGGCGGGCACACAGGTGCTGATGGACGCGCTGCTGGCGCTCGACCGGGCGCTGTAG
- a CDS encoding PfkB family carbohydrate kinase encodes MTIHVVGNACVDLSFWLAGDVPAGATVLARRWRRRPGGKGLNQATAAARAGARVVLWAAVGDDGEAEAIQAHLVGEGIGQQGLAYRPGPSDISAIWIGPDGENRIVSAADQAFAFRPADDPQFRGAIAAGDVVAGQGNLAPVATENAFRLARANGARTALNPSPVRDGRHPDLALVDLVVLNREEAAAASGLGDPFAALAWLRGRAGGSVVVTLGADGAALAEPGQPIRQWPAPRVAAVDTSGAGDALFGTLLALWAAGRSLGEALPGAIAVAARAVERPGALDGLPPAGEVLRLIAGDASAA; translated from the coding sequence ATGACGATCCACGTCGTCGGCAACGCCTGCGTCGACCTGTCGTTCTGGCTGGCCGGCGACGTGCCGGCCGGCGCCACCGTGCTGGCCCGGCGCTGGCGGCGCCGGCCCGGCGGCAAGGGCCTGAACCAGGCGACTGCCGCGGCGCGGGCCGGTGCGCGGGTGGTTCTGTGGGCCGCTGTCGGCGACGACGGCGAGGCGGAGGCGATCCAGGCACACCTGGTCGGCGAGGGCATCGGCCAGCAGGGCCTGGCCTACCGGCCCGGCCCCTCCGACATCTCGGCCATCTGGATCGGTCCGGACGGCGAGAACCGGATCGTCAGCGCGGCCGACCAGGCCTTTGCCTTCCGGCCGGCGGACGACCCGCAGTTCCGCGGCGCCATCGCCGCCGGCGACGTCGTGGCCGGTCAGGGCAACCTGGCGCCGGTGGCGACCGAGAACGCCTTTCGGCTGGCGCGGGCCAACGGCGCCCGCACGGCGCTGAATCCGTCGCCGGTGCGAGATGGCCGCCATCCAGACCTCGCGCTGGTCGACCTGGTCGTGCTGAACCGCGAGGAAGCGGCGGCGGCAAGCGGCCTCGGCGATCCGTTCGCCGCGCTGGCCTGGCTGCGCGGCCGCGCCGGCGGCAGCGTGGTGGTAACATTGGGCGCCGACGGGGCGGCGCTGGCCGAACCCGGTCAGCCGATCCGCCAGTGGCCGGCGCCCCGTGTCGCCGCGGTCGATACCAGCGGGGCCGGCGACGCCCTGTTCGGCACGCTGCTGGCGCTGTGGGCGGCGGGTCGCAGTCTGGGCGAGGCCCTGCCCGGCGCCATCGCGGTCGCGGCGCGGGCGGTGGAGCGGCCGGGTGCGCTCGATGGCCTGCCGCCGGCCGGCGAGGTGTTGCGGCTGATCGCCGGCGACGCCAGCGCGGCCTGA
- a CDS encoding BtpA/SgcQ family protein, producing MNTSLPVGDQRGNAVVDLFGRRGALIGVVHLLALPGAPRHAGGGMAAILERATRDADAYLGGGLDGLIVENHGDGPFAKPDDIGPETAACMAVVTDRLVQAFGCPIGINVLANAAVPALATAVAGGARFVRVNQWANAYVANEGLIEGAAARAMRYRRMLGAGDVRIFADAHVKHGAHAIVADRPVEELVRDVAFFDADAVIATGQRTGHSADLDYVRTIAAASHLPTLVGSGATPDNVAALLGVVDGVIVASALKRDGVWWNPVDRERVRAFATAAGR from the coding sequence GTGAACACGTCCTTGCCGGTGGGCGACCAGAGGGGCAACGCGGTCGTCGACCTGTTCGGCCGCCGCGGCGCGTTGATCGGGGTGGTTCATCTGCTCGCGCTGCCGGGGGCGCCGCGCCATGCCGGCGGCGGCATGGCGGCGATCCTGGAGCGGGCGACGCGCGACGCCGACGCCTACCTCGGCGGCGGGCTGGACGGGCTGATCGTGGAGAATCACGGCGACGGGCCGTTCGCCAAGCCCGACGACATCGGGCCGGAAACGGCGGCCTGCATGGCGGTGGTCACCGACCGGCTGGTGCAGGCGTTCGGCTGCCCGATCGGCATCAACGTGCTGGCCAACGCCGCGGTGCCGGCCCTGGCGACCGCGGTCGCCGGCGGCGCCCGCTTCGTGCGGGTGAACCAGTGGGCCAACGCCTATGTCGCCAACGAGGGGCTGATCGAGGGCGCCGCGGCACGGGCGATGCGCTATCGCCGCATGCTCGGCGCCGGCGACGTGCGCATCTTCGCCGACGCCCACGTCAAGCACGGCGCCCATGCCATCGTCGCCGACCGCCCGGTCGAGGAGCTGGTCCGCGACGTCGCCTTCTTCGACGCCGACGCGGTGATCGCCACCGGCCAGCGCACCGGCCACAGCGCCGACCTGGACTATGTCCGTACCATCGCGGCCGCCAGCCACCTGCCGACCCTGGTCGGCAGCGGGGCGACGCCGGACAACGTCGCCGCCTTGCTCGGTGTCGTCGACGGGGTCATCGTCGCCAGCGCGCTGAAGCGGGACGGGGTCTGGTGGAACCCGGTCGACCGCGAACGGGTGCGCGCCTTCGCGACGGCGGCCGGCCGATGA
- a CDS encoding TIGR03557 family F420-dependent LLM class oxidoreductase produces MLKLGYKLMSEEHGPKDLVRNTQRAEDAGFDFAALSDHFFPWLEEQGHSPLAWTVLGALAQATSRLGLMTAVTCPIMRYHPAIIAQGTATMGLLSDDRFTLAIGSGERLNEHVVGEGWPGIGERHERLSEAADIIQGLLSGELTNYRGVYFSIDQARLYDRPAKKPPVVMAAGGPQAARLAGRKGDGLITVEPRAELIEAFASTGGSGPRYAEVAMCYAEREADAIATAHRLFRWSQTGWPVVVELPDPAGFDAASRFVPPEAVAQAISCGPSLERHLAQIDRFVAAGHDHIILIQIGPDQEGFIRFFERELGPALRNR; encoded by the coding sequence ATGCTGAAACTTGGCTACAAGTTGATGTCGGAGGAGCACGGACCGAAGGACCTGGTCCGCAATACCCAGCGGGCGGAGGATGCCGGCTTCGATTTCGCCGCCCTGTCCGACCACTTCTTCCCGTGGCTGGAGGAGCAGGGCCATTCGCCGCTGGCCTGGACCGTGCTGGGCGCGCTGGCCCAGGCGACCTCCCGGCTCGGGCTGATGACCGCGGTCACCTGCCCGATCATGCGCTACCACCCGGCCATCATCGCCCAGGGCACGGCCACCATGGGCCTGCTGAGCGACGACCGCTTCACCCTGGCCATCGGCTCCGGCGAGCGGCTGAACGAGCACGTGGTCGGCGAAGGCTGGCCCGGCATCGGCGAACGGCACGAGCGGCTGTCGGAGGCGGCCGACATCATCCAGGGTCTGCTGTCCGGCGAGCTGACCAACTACCGCGGCGTCTATTTCTCGATCGACCAGGCCCGGCTCTACGACCGGCCGGCGAAGAAACCGCCGGTGGTGATGGCGGCGGGCGGTCCGCAGGCGGCACGGCTGGCCGGGCGCAAGGGCGACGGCCTGATCACCGTGGAGCCGCGGGCCGAGCTGATCGAGGCGTTCGCATCGACCGGCGGCAGCGGCCCGCGCTATGCCGAGGTGGCGATGTGCTATGCCGAGCGCGAGGCCGATGCGATCGCCACCGCGCATCGTCTGTTCCGCTGGTCGCAGACCGGCTGGCCGGTCGTGGTCGAGCTGCCCGACCCCGCCGGCTTCGACGCCGCCAGCAGGTTCGTGCCGCCGGAGGCGGTCGCCCAGGCGATCAGTTGCGGCCCGTCGCTGGAGCGGCACCTGGCCCAGATCGACCGGTTCGTCGCGGCGGGGCACGACCACATCATCCTGATCCAGATCGGCCCCGACCAGGAGGGCTTCATACGCTTCTTCGAACGCGAGCTGGGGCCGGCGCTGCGCAACCGCTGA